A region from the Salvia splendens isolate huo1 chromosome 15, SspV2, whole genome shotgun sequence genome encodes:
- the LOC121768168 gene encoding glycylpeptide N-tetradecanoyltransferase 1-like yields MAEDTTSNKSRIPWDKEIEISIDALASKIQETFSHPKRNNFCETQPVGQFNDLGDTSLPEGPIQQPTPLSDVKQEPYNLPAAYELVTCDLDSEEVCSEVYTLLTNHYIETNGSMFKLNYSKEFLRWALRPPGYFRSCHVGLRVKTSRKLVAFVSEIPARIRIRDAVVLVAEPNFLCVHKKLRSRRLTPFMIKEVSRRVRLENIWQSVYTATVLLPEPIASCQYWYRPLNPMKLIDVGFSRLDAWMTMAKYIEFYKLPEHTATPGFRKMEPLDVPAVTRLLRNYLKQFVVAPDFDENEVEHWLLPKKDVMDTYVVESLESHEITDFCSFFTLPSSILASQNHSVVKAAYSYYNVSTKTPLLQLMSDALVVAKKKDFDVFHALDIMRNGTFFQDLKFTRGDVKLHYYLYNYRLKHMLRPSELGLVVFDA; encoded by the coding sequence ATGGCTGAAGACACTACCTCTAACAAGAGTAGAATACCTTGGGATAAGGAAATTGAAATATCAATTGATGCATTGGCAAGTAAGATTCAAGAAACCTTCTCACATCCAAAGAGGAATAACTTCTGTGAGACCCAACCGGTTGGCCAGTTTAACGATCTTGGAGATACGAGCCTTCCTGAAGGGCCGATTCAACAACCAACACCACTATCTGACGTCAAGCAAGAGCCTTATAATCTGCCAGCCGCCTATGAATTGGTTACGTGCGATCTGGATTCTGAGGAGGTGTGTAGTGAGGTTTATACCTTATTGACCAATCACTATATTGAGACTAATGGTAGCATGTTTAAGTTGAATTACTCAAAAGAGTTTCTTAGATGGGCACTTCGTCCACCTGGTTATTTCCGGAGCTGCCATGTCGGGTTAAGGGTTAAGACTTCAAGGAAACTGGTCGCGTTTGTTAGTGAGATCCCTGCAAGAATTCGTATCCGTGATGCTGTAGTGCTCGTTGCAGAACCTAATTTTCTGTGTGTTCACAAGAAGCTCCGATCAAGAAGACTTACTCCATTCATGATTAAGGAGGTTAGTCGCAGGGTGCGTTTGGAGAATATATGGCAATCGGTTTATACTGCTACCGTTCTTTTGCCTGAACCAATAGCATCTTGTCAGTACTGGTACAGGCCATTGAATCCGATGAAGCTTATCGATGTTGGGTTTTCTAGACTTGATGCATGGATGACCATGGCCAAATATATTGAGTTTTACAAGTTACCAGAGCATACCGCGACCCCTGGCTTCAGAAAGATGGAACCCCTCGACGTTCCTGCTGTCACTCGTTTGCTTAGGAATTACTTGAAGCAGTTTGTTGTGGCACCAGATTTTGATGAGAACGAAGTCGAGCACTGGCTGCTTCCCAAGAAAGATGTCATGGATACTTATGTGGTCGAAAGCCTAGAAAGTCACGAAATCACTGATTTCTGCAGTTTTTTCACTCTTCCTAGTTCTATATTAGCTAGTCAGAACCATTCAGTTGTCAAGGCGGCGTATTCGTATTACAACGTATCCACCAAAACTCCCTTACTTCAATTGATGAGTGATGCTCTTGTTGTTGCCAAGAAGAAGGATTTTGACGTCTTCCATGCGTTGGATATTATGCGTAACGGGACATTCTTTCAGGATCTCAAGTTTACCCGCGGAGATGTGAAACTTCATTACTATCTCTACAATTATCGGCTAAAGCACATGCTAAGACCATCGGAGCTTGGCCTAGTGGTTTTTGATGCCTAA